One window from the genome of Deltaproteobacteria bacterium PRO3 encodes:
- a CDS encoding elongation factor Ts, with protein sequence MAEITAKMVQELREKTGAGMMDCKKALNESGGDMEKAVEHLRKAGMASAGKKAGRLASEGLVDVAVEGNVAAIVEVNSETDFVAKTPDFQNFVKGVAQHVAKQRPADLAALLQQTPAGAASNYETLTKELVAKIGENISIRRFAILQAQPNEKFGAYLHMGNKIGALVKVQGEAAKLGDELLKDLAMHVAASAPRFVHREQIPEDVKAKEREIYLAQLADSGKPKEMLEKIVEGKLGKFAAEVCFQEQAFIKDPSGKKSVLKHLQESDPSARIVEFVRFQVGEGMAKKEEDFAAEVAKQLGK encoded by the coding sequence ATGGCAGAAATCACCGCAAAAATGGTCCAAGAGCTGCGCGAGAAGACCGGCGCAGGGATGATGGATTGCAAGAAGGCCCTCAACGAAAGCGGGGGCGACATGGAAAAGGCCGTCGAACACCTGCGCAAGGCGGGCATGGCCTCGGCCGGCAAGAAGGCCGGGCGCCTGGCCAGCGAGGGCCTGGTCGACGTCGCCGTCGAAGGCAACGTGGCGGCCATCGTCGAGGTCAACTCCGAGACCGACTTCGTCGCCAAGACCCCCGACTTCCAAAACTTCGTGAAGGGCGTCGCCCAACATGTGGCCAAGCAGAGGCCGGCCGACCTCGCGGCGCTGCTGCAGCAGACGCCCGCCGGCGCCGCCTCCAACTACGAAACCCTGACCAAGGAGCTGGTCGCCAAGATCGGCGAGAACATCTCCATCCGTCGCTTCGCGATCCTTCAGGCCCAGCCCAACGAGAAATTCGGCGCCTACCTGCACATGGGCAACAAGATCGGCGCCCTCGTCAAGGTGCAGGGCGAGGCCGCCAAGCTGGGCGACGAGCTGCTCAAGGACCTGGCGATGCACGTGGCCGCCTCGGCCCCGCGCTTCGTCCACCGCGAGCAGATCCCCGAGGACGTCAAGGCCAAGGAACGCGAGATCTACCTGGCCCAGCTCGCCGACAGCGGCAAGCCCAAGGAGATGCTCGAGAAGATCGTCGAGGGCAAGTTGGGCAAGTTCGCCGCCGAGGTCTGTTTCCAAGAGCAGGCCTTCATCAAAGACCCCAGCGGCAAGAAATCCGTATTGAAGCACTTGCAAGAGAGCGATCCTTCCGCGCGCATCGTCGAGTTCGTCCGCTTCCAGGTGGGCGAGGGGATGGCCAAGAAAGAAGAAGACTTCGCGGCCGAGGTCGCGAAGCAGCTCGGAAAATAA
- the rpsB gene encoding 30S ribosomal protein S2 — MNNVSMQDLLEAGMHFGHLTRRWNPKMKPFIYGVRNGVHIIDLSKTVKLFREALDFIAEAVGNGSDILFVGTKKQAQDVIEEEAKRCGMYYVTNRWLGGTLTNFRTIKSSIDRLKDLQKKKEDGTFAVLSKKEILMIDREIEKLQRSLGGIQDMTRLPGVMVVIDPNLEHIALHEANVLGIPIVALGDTNCDPDPIDHLVPGNDDALRSIKLFVSAVADKVLEGLRLREAQARRGGQERGDEEKPSVREAKGEKASAYVGRGDAAAGEEEIEEGSYSARVEPEAAPEAKPETEE, encoded by the coding sequence ATGAATAACGTCTCGATGCAGGACCTGCTCGAAGCAGGCATGCACTTCGGCCACCTCACCCGCCGCTGGAATCCCAAAATGAAGCCCTTCATCTACGGGGTCCGCAACGGCGTCCACATCATCGACCTCTCCAAGACCGTCAAGCTGTTCCGCGAGGCCCTCGACTTCATCGCCGAGGCCGTCGGCAACGGCAGCGACATCCTCTTCGTCGGCACCAAGAAGCAGGCGCAGGACGTCATCGAGGAAGAGGCCAAGCGCTGCGGCATGTACTACGTCACCAACCGCTGGCTGGGCGGCACGCTGACCAACTTCCGCACCATCAAGTCCTCGATCGACCGGCTCAAGGATCTGCAGAAAAAGAAAGAGGATGGAACTTTTGCCGTTCTTTCCAAGAAAGAAATTTTGATGATCGATCGCGAGATCGAGAAGCTGCAGCGCTCGCTGGGCGGCATCCAAGACATGACCCGGCTTCCCGGCGTGATGGTCGTGATCGACCCCAACCTCGAGCACATCGCGTTGCACGAGGCCAACGTCTTGGGCATTCCCATCGTGGCCCTGGGCGACACCAATTGCGATCCCGATCCCATCGACCACCTGGTGCCCGGCAACGACGACGCCCTACGTTCGATCAAGCTCTTCGTCAGCGCGGTCGCCGACAAGGTTCTCGAGGGACTGCGTCTCCGCGAGGCCCAGGCCCGCCGCGGCGGCCAAGAGCGCGGCGACGAGGAGAAGCCCTCCGTCCGCGAGGCGAAGGGCGAGAAGGCCTCCGCCTATGTCGGCCGCGGCGACGCCGCCGCCGGCGAGGAGGAGATCGAGGAGGGCAGCTACAGCGCCCGCGTCGAGCCCGAGGCCGCTCCCGAAGCCAAACCCGAGACCGAAGAGTAA